In one window of Myxococcaceae bacterium JPH2 DNA:
- a CDS encoding glutathione S-transferase family protein, which translates to MTITITAFDRSPDGGKGLARDTRVRWALEEVGQPYQVRPVSFRAMKEPAHLAIHPFGQIPTYEEGSLALFESGSIVLHIAERHAGLLPDDAHQRARAISWMFAAVNTMEPPILDFANMRIHEREKPWYEARLPLAEERVRGRLNQLSARLGDADWLEGAFSAGDLMMVAVLLRLRASGMLDDYPNLSAYLARGEARPAYQRAFAAQLAFNR; encoded by the coding sequence ATGACCATCACCATTACCGCGTTTGACCGCTCCCCCGATGGGGGCAAGGGACTGGCGCGCGATACGCGCGTTCGCTGGGCGCTCGAGGAAGTGGGGCAGCCCTACCAGGTTCGCCCTGTTTCGTTTCGCGCGATGAAGGAGCCAGCCCACCTGGCGATTCACCCCTTTGGCCAGATTCCGACGTACGAAGAGGGCAGTCTGGCCCTGTTCGAGTCAGGGTCGATCGTGCTCCATATCGCGGAGCGGCATGCGGGCCTGCTGCCGGACGATGCCCATCAACGGGCGCGGGCGATCTCCTGGATGTTCGCCGCGGTCAACACGATGGAACCGCCGATCCTCGACTTCGCCAACATGAGGATCCATGAGCGGGAGAAGCCCTGGTACGAGGCACGCCTGCCGTTGGCCGAGGAGCGAGTCCGCGGCCGGCTGAATCAGCTTTCCGCCCGCCTGGGCGATGCCGACTGGCTCGAGGGTGCATTCAGCGCAGGAGACCTGATGATGGTCGCGGTCCTGCTCCGCTTGAGAGCCTCGGGCATGCTGGATGACTATCCGAACCTGTCCGCCTATCTCGCCCGGGGAGAGGCACGGCCCGCCTACCAGAGGGCGTTCGCCGCGCAGCTGGCATTCAATCGGTGA
- a CDS encoding helix-turn-helix domain-containing protein produces MLTFLSPRLAPDAAAVLTAREREVLRWAYEGKTSGDIRTLQCISERTVNFHINNTRLKLNATHKVQAVVKALALGLFDER; encoded by the coding sequence ATGCTGACGTTCCTCTCTCCTCGGCTTGCCCCCGACGCTGCCGCCGTGCTGACCGCGCGCGAGCGCGAGGTGCTTCGCTGGGCGTACGAGGGCAAGACCTCCGGCGACATCCGCACCCTCCAGTGCATCTCGGAGCGCACCGTGAATTTTCACATCAACAACACTCGCCTCAAGCTGAACGCGACCCACAAGGTGCAAGCGGTGGTGAAGGCGCTCGCACTGGGATTGTTTGACGAGCGCTGA
- a CDS encoding GMC family oxidoreductase, whose product MATRYDVVVVGSGFGGSISALRLAQAGKSVAVLERGRRYPPGQFPRDVTQPDSLLWRHASRPSAQGLYDVRFLSGMGTVTASGVGGGSLIYANIHVRPDAVVFQDPRWPRTWTRDALEPYFDKVARELRLSPVPESIHLPKREAFKRAANQMGRPTFDPPEAVSWTEPSAPGRKPCQLCAECEFGCQHGAKNTMDLTYLARAEALGTTVLPRTQVSHVEPVTGGYRVHATDLATGEPRVVEGTRVVLSAGTLGTVEILLRSRDRARTLPRVSARLGHGYSGNGDFLGSLQNAREDLQPWVGPDVATVMKFFDAEPRFTMVTATFNKPVTEVLAGMGQPRLGPFQGIGAPLWTCLGPLLHKALGKGLLSKPLGSVANASGACNLFAIGQDNANGRMGLKGDRLDVEWDFARENAALVARISEAMSELASQYGATYAPLVTWQLFRRPITVHSLGGAHLAESPEQGVVNTEGEVFHHPGLYVADGSVIPTAIGFHPVMTISAAAERIAEAVARSF is encoded by the coding sequence ATGGCAACGCGGTACGACGTGGTGGTGGTGGGCTCTGGCTTCGGCGGATCCATCAGCGCCCTGCGCCTGGCGCAGGCCGGCAAGTCGGTGGCGGTGCTGGAGCGCGGGCGGCGCTATCCCCCCGGCCAGTTCCCCCGAGACGTCACGCAGCCGGACTCGCTCCTGTGGCGTCACGCATCGCGCCCGAGCGCCCAGGGCCTCTACGACGTGCGCTTCCTGTCTGGCATGGGCACCGTGACGGCCAGTGGCGTGGGCGGCGGCTCGCTCATCTACGCCAACATCCACGTGCGCCCGGATGCCGTCGTGTTCCAGGACCCGCGCTGGCCGCGCACGTGGACCCGCGACGCGCTGGAGCCCTACTTCGACAAGGTCGCGCGCGAGCTGCGCCTGTCGCCTGTTCCCGAGTCCATCCATCTGCCCAAGCGCGAGGCGTTCAAGCGCGCCGCGAACCAGATGGGCCGCCCCACGTTCGACCCGCCCGAGGCCGTGTCCTGGACGGAGCCCTCGGCCCCCGGCCGCAAGCCCTGTCAGCTCTGCGCCGAATGCGAGTTCGGCTGTCAGCACGGCGCGAAGAACACGATGGACCTCACCTACCTGGCGCGCGCCGAGGCGCTGGGCACCACCGTCCTGCCTCGCACGCAGGTGTCCCACGTCGAGCCCGTCACGGGCGGCTACCGCGTGCACGCCACCGACCTGGCCACGGGCGAGCCTCGCGTCGTGGAGGGCACCCGCGTGGTGCTGTCCGCCGGCACGCTGGGCACGGTGGAGATACTGCTGCGCAGCCGCGACCGGGCGCGCACCCTGCCCCGCGTCAGCGCGCGGCTGGGCCATGGGTATTCAGGCAACGGAGACTTCCTCGGCTCGCTCCAGAACGCGCGGGAGGACCTGCAGCCATGGGTGGGGCCCGACGTGGCCACGGTGATGAAGTTCTTCGACGCCGAGCCGCGCTTCACGATGGTGACGGCCACCTTCAACAAGCCCGTCACCGAGGTGCTCGCGGGCATGGGCCAGCCGAGGCTCGGGCCCTTCCAGGGCATCGGCGCGCCGCTGTGGACCTGCCTGGGTCCCTTGCTGCACAAGGCCCTGGGCAAGGGACTCTTGAGCAAGCCCCTGGGCTCCGTGGCGAACGCGTCCGGCGCGTGCAACCTGTTCGCCATCGGCCAGGACAACGCCAATGGGCGCATGGGACTCAAGGGCGACCGGCTGGACGTGGAGTGGGACTTCGCTCGGGAGAACGCCGCGCTCGTCGCACGCATCTCCGAGGCGATGAGTGAGCTGGCCTCGCAGTACGGCGCCACGTATGCGCCGCTCGTCACGTGGCAGCTCTTCCGGCGCCCCATCACCGTGCACTCGCTGGGTGGAGCGCACCTGGCCGAGTCCCCCGAGCAGGGCGTGGTGAACACCGAGGGCGAGGTGTTCCATCACCCTGGCCTCTACGTGGCGGATGGCTCGGTCATCCCCACGGCCATCGGCTTCCATCCGGTGATGACCATCAGCGCGGCGGCGGAGCGGATCGCCGAGGCCGTGGCGCGCAGCTTCTGA
- a CDS encoding iron-containing redox enzyme family protein, which yields MLCSEELSKQRFLDSQIEFAAMAHFFNRPMARRIANIPDAKPRVALVENLWEEHGKGIMEKVHGQTLLTLMDRLGGDSSKIDLQGPTPTARIFNEALRSVSSFEDCRFAASVFADISEPVCKAIVTQGWLKADQITHDSQLKEMDIQHADDFLQTVNTDWNTPSLQPLIRDGLRFGCQLFANADWGFYSSMIR from the coding sequence ATGCTCTGCTCCGAAGAGCTGTCGAAGCAGCGCTTCCTGGACAGCCAGATCGAGTTCGCGGCGATGGCTCATTTCTTCAATCGCCCCATGGCGCGGAGGATCGCCAACATCCCGGATGCGAAGCCGCGCGTCGCCCTGGTCGAGAATCTCTGGGAAGAGCACGGCAAGGGCATCATGGAGAAGGTCCACGGACAGACCCTCCTCACCCTCATGGATCGCCTCGGTGGGGACTCCTCGAAGATCGACCTGCAAGGACCTACGCCCACCGCCAGAATCTTCAACGAGGCGCTCCGCAGCGTCTCCTCGTTCGAGGACTGTCGCTTCGCGGCCTCCGTGTTCGCGGACATCTCCGAGCCGGTCTGCAAGGCCATCGTCACTCAAGGATGGCTCAAGGCAGATCAGATCACCCACGACAGCCAGCTCAAGGAGATGGACATCCAACACGCGGATGACTTCCTGCAAACGGTCAACACGGACTGGAACACCCCATCCCTCCAGCCGCTGATTCGGGATGGGTTGCGATTCGGTTGCCAGCTGTTCGCGAACGCCGATTGGGGCTTCTACAGCAGCATGATCCGCTGA
- a CDS encoding alpha/beta hydrolase: MVSLPSPERHDFFAEDGAPLQLTRYRGGAKGPVMLVHGAGVWSGMFMLPTLEENFVQHLVRHGYDTWLLDWRASTEMPLTQFSLDEAAANDMPAAVKKMRQVTGAPSVQAVVHCAGSVTFFMALASGLLPDVRAVVASQVALHHDVPPVTQLKSLMRVPELLDIGLDSLSPTEDAQHPLFQAAFGALANAMHLECDSTVCHRLTFMYGHLYQHARLNRETHARLDEQFGRCNLQTFRHLAQMARVGHSVGYDHGRAENLRRHGQPVPLSYVRTEHLRLPITFVSGEHNRTYLPTSTERTYAWLRAAHGEGLYQRHVLEGYGHLDTFMGATASQDTYPVLREALEATA, translated from the coding sequence ATGGTTTCCCTCCCCTCTCCCGAGCGCCACGACTTCTTCGCGGAAGATGGCGCGCCCCTCCAGCTCACGCGCTACCGGGGCGGCGCGAAGGGCCCGGTGATGCTGGTGCACGGCGCGGGCGTGTGGAGCGGCATGTTCATGCTGCCCACCCTCGAAGAGAACTTCGTGCAGCACCTGGTGCGCCATGGCTACGACACGTGGCTCTTGGACTGGCGCGCGAGCACGGAGATGCCGCTCACGCAGTTCTCGCTCGACGAGGCCGCCGCGAACGACATGCCCGCCGCGGTGAAGAAGATGCGCCAGGTGACGGGCGCGCCGTCGGTGCAGGCGGTGGTGCACTGCGCGGGCTCGGTGACGTTCTTCATGGCGCTGGCCTCGGGCCTGTTGCCGGACGTGCGCGCGGTGGTGGCCTCGCAGGTGGCGCTGCACCATGACGTGCCCCCGGTGACGCAGCTCAAGTCCCTGATGCGCGTGCCCGAGCTCTTGGACATCGGGCTCGATTCACTGTCGCCCACCGAGGATGCGCAGCACCCCTTGTTCCAGGCCGCGTTCGGCGCGCTGGCGAACGCGATGCATCTCGAGTGCGACAGCACCGTGTGCCATCGCCTCACGTTCATGTACGGGCACCTGTACCAGCACGCGCGCCTCAACCGCGAGACGCACGCGCGGCTGGACGAGCAGTTCGGCCGCTGCAACCTCCAGACGTTCCGCCACCTGGCGCAGATGGCGCGCGTGGGTCACTCGGTGGGTTATGACCATGGGCGCGCGGAGAACCTGCGCCGACATGGGCAGCCCGTGCCGCTCAGCTACGTGCGCACCGAGCACCTGCGCCTGCCCATCACCTTCGTGTCCGGGGAGCACAACCGGACGTACCTGCCCACGTCCACGGAGCGCACCTACGCGTGGCTGCGCGCGGCGCACGGCGAGGGCCTCTATCAGCGCCACGTCCTGGAGGGCTACGGCCACCTGGACACGTTCATGGGCGCCACCGCGTCACAAGACACCTACCCCGTGCTGCGCGAGGCGCTCGAAGCCACCGCCTGA